In the Microcebus murinus isolate Inina chromosome 14, M.murinus_Inina_mat1.0, whole genome shotgun sequence genome, one interval contains:
- the TWNK gene encoding twinkle mtDNA helicase isoform X1, whose product MWVLLRGGYRLRILLPLRGVWMGQRGLPRNLVPGPPRRRYRKEALPALEVPVLPVTTTEIRQYLRGHGIPFQDGHSCLRAPSPFVESSQLKDQTDVANSFSLFIDKTTGRFLCMTSLAEGSWEDFQASVEGQGDGTREGVLLSKAPEAEDIEEVQRIWDRAVPLWELPDPEEVQLARTMFGLNKVTDDTLRRFSVRYLRSACSLVFPWFSPGSLRLRGLKLLGAEHQGNGVHYVETTIPRPGAYHNLFGLPLISRRDVEVVLTSRELDSLALNQSMGLPTLALPRGTSCLPPALLPYLEQFRRIVFWLGDDLRSWEAAKLFARKLNPKRCSLVRPGDQQPCPLEALNQGLNLSRILRSALPAWHKSIVSFRQLREEVLGELSNVEQVAGVRWSRFPDLSRLLKGHRKGELTVFTGPTGSGKTTFISEYALDLCSQGVNTLWGSFEISNVRLARVMLTQFAMGRLEEQLDKYDEWADRFEDLPLYFMTFHGQQSIKTVIDTMQHAVYVYDICHVVIDNLQFMMGQEQLSTDRIAAQDYIVGAFRKFATDSSCHVTLVIHPRKEDDDKELQTASIFGSAKASQEADNILILQDRKLVTGPGKRYLQVSKNRFDGDIGVFPLEFNKNSLTFSIPPKSKSRLKKIKDDNGLVAKKPSSGKKGAAPKNSETCSD is encoded by the exons ATGTGGGTTCTTCTCCGAGGTGGGTACCGCCTCCGCATCTTGCTGCCCCTCCGTGGGGTGTGGATGGGTCAGAGAGGACTACCCCGAAACTTGGTCCCAGGCCCTCCTCGCAGACGGTACAGAAAGGAAGCTCTCCCAGCCTTGGAGGTACCAGTATTGCCTGTAACTACAACTGAAATCCGCCAGTATTTGCGGGGTCATGGGATCCCCTTCCAAGATGGCCACAGCTGCCTGCGGGCACCAAGCCCTTTTGTGGAGTCTTCACAGCTCAAGGACCAGACTGATGTTGCCAATTCCTTCAGCCTTTTCATTGACAAGACCACAGGCCGCTTTCTTTGCATGACCAGCCTAGCAGAGGGGAGCTGGGAAGACTTCCAGGCCAGTGTGGAGGGGCAAGGGGATGGGACCAGAGAGGGGGTCCTGCTTAGTAAGGCCCCAGAAGCTGAGGACATTGAGGAGGTCCAGAGGATCTGGGACCGAGCTGTACCTCTCTGGGAGCTGCCTGACCCAGAGGAGGTACAACTGGCTCGTACAATGTTTGGCCTTAACAAGGTTACAGATGATACACTCAGGCGTTTCAGCGTGCGGTATCTGCGGTCTGCTTGCAGCCTTGTCTTCCCTTGGTTCTCCCCTGGAAGCTTGAGATTACGAGGCCTGAAGCTATTAGGGGCTGAACACCAGGGAAATGGAGTACACTATGTGGAGACCACCATTCCCCGGCCTGGTGCCTACCACAATCTGTTCGGATTACCACTGATCAGTCGTCGAGATGTTGAGGTGGTATTGACCAGTCGTGAGCTTGACAGCCTGGCCTTGAACCAGTCCATGGGGCTGCCCACCCTTGCCCTACCCCGAGGAACATCTTGCCTGCCCCCTGCCTTACTCCCTTACCTTGAACAGTTCCGACGTATTGTGTTCTGGTTGGGGGATGACCTTCGGTCCTGGGAAGCTGCCAAATTGTTTGCTCGAAAACTGAACCCCAAGCGATGCTCCTTGGTCCGGCCTGGGGACCAGCAGCCCTGTCCCCTGGAGGCACTTAACCAGGGCTTAAATCTTTCTCGTATTCTTCgttctgccctgcctgcctggcacaAGTCCATCGTGTCTTTCCGGCAGCTTCGGGAGGAGGTGCTAGGAGAACTGTCAAATGTGGAGCAGGTAGCTGGTGTCCGCTGGAGCCGCTTTCCAGATCTCAGTCGTCTCTTGAAGGGGCATCGGAAGGGCGAGCTGACAGTCTTCACAG GGCCAACAGGCAGTGGAAAGACGACATTCATCAGCGAGTATGCCTTGGATTTGTGTTCCCAGGGGGTGAACACACTATGGGGTAGCTTTGAGATCAGCAACGTGAGACTAGCCCGGGTCATGCTGACACAGTTTGCTATGGGGAGGCTGGAAGAGCAACTGGACAAATATGATGAGTGGGCCGACCGCTTTGAAGACCTGCCCCTCTATTTCATGACTTTCCATGGGCAGCAGAGCATCAA GACTGTAATAGACACAATGCAACATGCAGTCTATGTCTATGACATTTGTCACGTGGTTATCGACAATCTGCAGTTCATGATGGGTCAGGAGCAGCTGTCCACAGACAG GATAGCAGCTCAAGACTACATTGTTGGGGCCTTTCGGAAGTTTGCAACAGATAGTAGCTGCCATGTGACACTCGTCATTCACCCCCGGAAAGAGGATGATGACAAAGAACTGCAGACAGCATCCATTTTTGGCTCAGCCAAA GCAAGCCAGGAGGCAGACAACATTCTAATCCTGCAGGACAGGAAACTGGTAACTGGGCCAGGGAAACGGTATTTGCAGGTGTCCAAAAACCGCTTTGATGGAGATATAGGTGTCTTCCCACTTGAGTTCAACAAGAATTCCCTCACCTTCTCCATCCCACCAAAGAGCAAGTCGCGGCTCAAGAAAATCAAGGATGACAATGGACTAGTGGCTAAAAAGCCATCTTCTGGCAAAAAGGGAGCTGCACCCAAGAACTCTGAGACTTGCTCAGACTAG
- the TWNK gene encoding twinkle mtDNA helicase isoform X2, which yields MLTQFAMGRLEEQLDKYDEWADRFEDLPLYFMTFHGQQSIKTVIDTMQHAVYVYDICHVVIDNLQFMMGQEQLSTDRIAAQDYIVGAFRKFATDSSCHVTLVIHPRKEDDDKELQTASIFGSAKASQEADNILILQDRKLVTGPGKRYLQVSKNRFDGDIGVFPLEFNKNSLTFSIPPKSKSRLKKIKDDNGLVAKKPSSGKKGAAPKNSETCSD from the exons ATGCTGACACAGTTTGCTATGGGGAGGCTGGAAGAGCAACTGGACAAATATGATGAGTGGGCCGACCGCTTTGAAGACCTGCCCCTCTATTTCATGACTTTCCATGGGCAGCAGAGCATCAA GACTGTAATAGACACAATGCAACATGCAGTCTATGTCTATGACATTTGTCACGTGGTTATCGACAATCTGCAGTTCATGATGGGTCAGGAGCAGCTGTCCACAGACAG GATAGCAGCTCAAGACTACATTGTTGGGGCCTTTCGGAAGTTTGCAACAGATAGTAGCTGCCATGTGACACTCGTCATTCACCCCCGGAAAGAGGATGATGACAAAGAACTGCAGACAGCATCCATTTTTGGCTCAGCCAAA GCAAGCCAGGAGGCAGACAACATTCTAATCCTGCAGGACAGGAAACTGGTAACTGGGCCAGGGAAACGGTATTTGCAGGTGTCCAAAAACCGCTTTGATGGAGATATAGGTGTCTTCCCACTTGAGTTCAACAAGAATTCCCTCACCTTCTCCATCCCACCAAAGAGCAAGTCGCGGCTCAAGAAAATCAAGGATGACAATGGACTAGTGGCTAAAAAGCCATCTTCTGGCAAAAAGGGAGCTGCACCCAAGAACTCTGAGACTTGCTCAGACTAG
- the MRPL43 gene encoding large ribosomal subunit protein mL43, translating to MTGRGTPSRFLTSVLHNGLGRYVQQLQRLSFSLSRDGPSSRGAREFIEREVTDFARRNPGVVMYVNLRPCCVPRVVAEYLNGAVREESMHCKSVEEIVTLVQKLADQSGLEVIRIRKPFHTDSPSIQGQWQPFTNKPTTFGGLRPREVLDLASAEVQAQ from the exons ATGACCGGGCGCGGGACTCCAAGCCGCTTCCTGACCAGTGTCCTCCACAACGGGCTGGGTCGCTATGTGCAGCAGCTGCAGCGTCTCAGCTTCAGCCTCAGCCGCGACGGGCCCTCTTCCCGCGGTGCTAG GGAGTTCATCGAACGGGAGGTGACCGACTTCGCCCGACGGAACCCCGGGGTCGTAATGTACGTGAACCTGCGGCCCTGCTGCGTGCCCAGAGTAGTGGCCGAATACC TTAACGGGGCTGTGCGCGAGGAGAGCATGCACTGCAAGTCGGTCGAGGAGATCGTGACGCTAGTGCAGAAGTTGGCAGACCAGTCTGGCCTGGAGGTGATCCGCATCCGAAAGCCCTTCCACACGGACAGCCCTAGCATCCAGGGCCAGTGGCAGCCCTTCACCAACAAACCGACCACGTTTGGTGGGCTACGCCCCCGAGAGGTCCTGGATCTTGCCTCAGCCGAGGTGCAAGCACAGTGA